One genomic region from Electrophorus electricus isolate fEleEle1 chromosome 23, fEleEle1.pri, whole genome shotgun sequence encodes:
- the apex2 gene encoding DNA-(apurinic or apyrimidinic site) lyase 2, which yields MRVVTWNINGIRAFKNGIKKVLDSFDADIICVQETKVTRELLDERTAIVDGYNSYFGFSRGRSGYSGVATFCKDTATPCAAEEGLTGLLANHGEAVGRCGDQSAFSNEELQSLDGEGRAVITQHKFRGAEGSETLTVINVYCPRADPEKPERKLFKLRFYKLLQSRAEALLGPQSHVIVLGDINTSHRPIDHCDPNDVDNFEDNPSRRWLDGFLFGSMVNENADEMDDSEISGGKFVDTFRHFHSTRPNAFTCWSARTGARQTNYGTRIDYIFASRALVSTSFLNVEIMPEVDGSDHCPVWAQLSCTLTPSPRCPALCTRYMPEFAGRQQKLSRFLVKVSEQREVSKDTEGPLPGSQEAGEISENLSPLVAGINTAKKRPSDGLPESSVFKGKRSKHVKTVPKPQGSLLAFFKPKQSSVDPEESGLDSERSGPEISHKGTQNDVNDCNAMHSMQPEWHTKVKEETNNCRVTEPKAEGSCQDQSQSNATVYQESRDKKVMGPDFWKAVLHGPPQPPLCKAHGEPCVLRTVKKAGHNLGRQFFVCARPQGHASNPQARCNFFAWVEKGK from the exons ATGAGGGTCGTCACTTGGAATATAAATGGCATAAGAGCCTTTAAAAACGGGATCAAAAAGGTGCTGGACTCCTTCGACGCGGATATCATTTGCGTTCAAGAAACAAAAGTCACGC GCGAGCTGTTGGACGAAAGGACCGCCATCGTAGACGGCTACAACTCCTACTTTGGCTTCAGTCGAGGGCGCAGTGGATACTCGG GAGTTGCTACGTTTTGTAAAGACACTGCCACACCATGTGCGGCAGAAGAAGGGCTGACTGGGCTCCTTGCCAACCATGGAGAGGCTGTCGGGCGCTGTGGTGACCAGAGTGCATTCTCCAATGAAGAGCTACAATCACTCGACGGTGAAGGAAGGGCTGTCATCACCCAGCACAAGTTCAG GGGAGCAGAAGGATCGGAGACTCTGACGGTCATTAACGTGTACTGCCCACGTGCAGACCCTGAGAAGCCCGAGAGGAAGCTTTTCAAGCTGCGGTTCTACAAGCTCCTCCAGAGCAGAGCTGAAGCTCTCCTGGGTCCTCAGAG TCATGTGATCGTGTTGGGGGATATTAACACCTCTCATCGACCTATAGATCACTGTGACCCAAATGATGTG GATAATTTTGAAGATAATCCTAGCAGAAGGTGGCTGGATGGCTTCCTATTTGGGTCAATGGTAAATGAGAATGCAGATGAGATGGATGATTCTGAGATATCTGGTGGGAAGTTTGTGGACACGTTCCGCCATTTCCATTCGACGCGCCCCAACGCCTTCACCTGCTGGTCCGCGCGTACAGGCGCCAGGCAGACCAACTACGGCACGCGCATCGACTACATCTTTGCCAGCCGTGCGCTGGTATCCACAAGCTTCCTGAATGTGGAGATCATGCCAGAGGTGGATGGTTCTGATCACTGCCCTGTATGGGCACAGCTAAGCTGTACCCTCACACCCAGTCCCAGGTGTCCTGCTCTGTGCACCCGCTACATGCCAGAGTTTGCCGGGAGGCAGCAGAAATTGTCCCGCTTTCTTGTGAAGGTTTCTGAGCAACGGGAGGTTTCCAAAGACACCGAGGGGCCTTTGCCTGGATCTCAAGAAGCTGGGGAGATTTCTGAGAACCTCAGTCCTCTAGTTGCAGGGATTAACACTGCAAAGAAAAGACCTTCAGATGGACTACCAGAGTCCTCTGTCTTCAAGGGGAAAAGAAGCAAGCATGTTAAAACAGTGCCTAAACCTCAGGGAAGCCTCCTGGCTTTCTTTAAGCCTAAACAGAGCTCAGTGGACCCTGAAGAGAGTGGCTTGGATAGTGAAAGATCTGGGCCTGAGATCTCCCACAAAGGCACACAAAATGATGTCAATGACTGTAATGCAATGCACAGCATGCAACCAGAGTGGCACACCAAGGTCAAAGAGGAAACAAATAATTGTAGGGTTACAGAGCCTAAAGCTGAAGGATCATGTCAGGATCAGAGCCAAAGCAATGCCACAGTCTATCAAGAGAGTAGGGATAAGAAAGTAATGGGTCCTGACTTTTGGAAAGCAGTTTTACATGGACCGCCCCAACCACCACTATGTAAGGCGCACGGAGAGCCTTGTGTGTTGCGTACTGTGAAGAAAGCCGGGCATAACTTGGGCCGGCAGTTTTTTGTATGCGCCCGCCCTCAGGGTCATGCCTCCAATCCACAGGCTAGGTGCAATTTCTTTGCCTGGGTGGAGAAAGGCAAGTAG
- the rassf11 gene encoding ras association domain-containing protein 8, translated as MEVKVYVEGIQRIVCGVTDKTTCEEIVIALAQATGRTGRYTLREKVKEYERNVTPGERLLESLTKYGQQAREVQLTLQHLGPSLGEGTNEPLAPLRRGEAEGRTRRGVGGAGLHRQSLPLLSCLRLHPEPLPEELKKPKRKSLTLMEEAWGWLENLGRVGRQQLGRDKGKCKDDDKGDGRSDSAGARPGKIAPASGALQGRDKKEKHKSREDQTRISRLGKCGKETLEYEVVGRNVGAEQSDGSFEAVRGEEAELRRIIIQQQACLRELELKIDSSDEQSRLLELQQAERWSAERIPLLSEEEEEQLEFWLNELKAEGDYEKDLQTEFLQLKEKVAECKNKLEEYKAKLLHADGTSSSVQTVQSEEVESTSGSAMEEKTVADSPGGGSKERAAITTVDSKLPCVLESANQIESQPSGPSELREWWSRWAQAQKPTQGSTPKTVHRSELTIHLGSTRV; from the exons atgGAGGTAAAGGTATATGTTGAAGGTATTCAGCGTATCGTCTGTGGCGTCACGGACAAGACCACCTGTGAAGAAATAGTCATTGCACTAGCACAAGCTACAG GTCGCACAGGACGCTACACACTGAGAGAAAAGGTCAAAGAGTACGAGCGCAACGTGACTCCTGGAGAACGACTCCTGGAGTCCCTGACGAAGTACGGCCAGCAAGCCAGGGAGGTCCAGCTCACCCTGCAGCACTTGGGGCCCTCGCTGGGGGAAGGGACAAACGAGCCACTGGCTCCACTGAGGCGAGGCGAGGCAGAGGGGAGAACGCGGAGGGGGGTCGGAGGGGCCGGATTGCACCGGCAGAGCCTCCCGCTGCTGTCCTGTCTACGACTTCACCCGGAGCCGCTCCCCGAGGAGCTGAAGAAGCCCAAGCGGAAGTCACTCACGCTGATGGAGGAAGCGTGGGGCTGGCTGGAGAACCTGGGCAGGGTTGGGAGGCAGCAATTAGGACGAGATAAGGGCAAATGCAAGGATGACGATAAAGGAGATGGCCGCTCAGATAGCGCAGGGGCCAGGCCCGGCAAAATTGCCCCGGCCTCTGGGGCATTGCAGGgaagagacaaaaaagagaaacacaagTCAAGGGAGGACCAGACCAGGATCAGTCGTCTTGGAAAATGCGGAAAAGAAACCCTCGAATACGAGGTGGTGGGAAGGAATGTTGGAGCAGAACAGAGTGACGGATCCTTCGAAGCGGTGAGGGGCGAGGAGGCGGAACTGAGAAGGATAATCATCCAACAGCAGGCTTGTCTGAGGGAGCTGGAACTCAAAATAGACTCCTCTGACGAGCAGAGCCGTCTACTTGAACTGCAACAAGCAGAAAGATGGAGCGCGGAGCGCATCCCACTGctgtctgaggaagaggaggaacaACTTGAGTTCTGGCTCAACGAACTGAAGGCAGAGGGGGATTATGAGAAAGACCTGCAGACAGAGTTCCTGCAGCTGAAGGAGAAAGTGGCAGAGTGCAAGAACAAACTGGAGGAGTACAAAGCCAAACTGCTGCACGCAGACGGGACAAGTTCCTCTGTTCAGACAGTCCAGTCAGAGGAGGTAGAAAGCACCTCGGGCTCAGCAATGGAGGAGAAAACCGTAGCCGATAGTCCAGGGGGAGGCAGTAAGGAAAGAGCTGCAATTACCACAGTGGATTCAAAACTCCCTTGTGTGTTGGAGTCAGCAAATCAGATAGAGTCTCAGCCAAGTGGGCCCTCGGAGCTAAGGGAATGGTGGTCTCGCTGGGCCCAGGCTCAGAAACCCACCCAAGGGTCTACACCAAAGACTGTACACCGCTCAGAGCTAACAATACACCTTGGAAGCACGAGGGTTTAA